The genomic segment CGTCCTAATTTATCCACAAACCCAACTTTTTCTAATTGATCAAAAACCGGGCCTTTGACTTCGGATAAATAAAATTCAATTCCCATCCCCTTTAAATCCTCAATCAGGCGTTGTAGCGTTTCTAAAGCACTGCCATCAATTAAATTAATTCCACTACAAACCAAAAGTAAATATTCAACTTCTTTCTGTTCTGTCACCAGCTTTAATAAATAGTTTTCTAAATATTTCGTATTCACAAAATATAAACTTTCATCGACTCGCACCGCCAAAATATGGGGGAAAGTTGTTACCGGATGACGGAGAATATTCCGAAAATGTTCTGTATTTCCCACCCGTCCAACAATGGCAATATGGGGTTTACTGGTTCGGACTAAATGTAATAGCAGAGAAATCAAAACCCCAATCATAATTCCTTGTTCTGCACGGGTAAACAGAACCGCAACAAACGTACCGCACCAGGTAATTGCATCCAGTTTATTATATTGCCATAACCGTTTTAGCGTCGGAAAGTCGAGGAGATTGCCAACGGCGACTAAAATAATGGCGGCTAAACTGGTTTGAGGTAAATAATAGAATAAAGGCGTTAAAAACAAAACTGTTAACATCAGGAATACGGCGGTAATGACTGATGCTAACCCGGTATTTGCTCCGGCGGAAAAGTTGACAACAGAACGACTTAAACCTCCGGTGATAGGATAGCCTCCCGTAAATGAGGCGGTAATATTTGAGGCTCCCAAGGCAATTAATTCTTGATTGGCTTCAACTTTTTTGCGTTGTTTACTGGCTAAAAATTGCCCTACTGAAAACGCTTCCATAAAGCCAACAAAACTAATGGCTAAGGCGGAGGTTCCTAATAATTGCAGATGGTTTAGATCTAAATTAGGGAGAGTCAAAGGCGGAAACCCTTTAGGAATTTCTCCCACCACTTTTACCCCAAAAAATTGATCTAAATGCAGTAATCCTACTAAAATTGAACTCCCGATCACCACCATTAACGGCCCACTTTTGGTGAGGGGAATAATAATTGATTCCTGAACTCCTTTGGATTTGAGATATTGTCCTAAACCTCGATTAAAATAGAGTAAGAAGACTAAACTGATTATTCCTAATGTCAACGTTATGCCATTAAGATGAGGACTTTCCTGAAAAATAGCAGTAACGGTACTTAAAAACGATTCAGTTTGAGGAATTTTGATTCCCAATAGATGTTTAACTTGGCTAAATCCAATCAGAATAGCGGCGGCACTAATAAAGCCAGAAATTACCGCTTGGCTGAGGAAATTAGCGACAAATCCTAACCGGAAAATTCCGATTAACAGTTCAATAATTCCGACTAATAACGCTAAGGTTAAGGCATATCCCCAATATTCCGGTGTGTTTTCTTTGGCGATCGCACTAACCGCCGTTGCAACCATTAAAGAATCGACCGCCACCGGAGCCACCGACAGCATGGAAGCGGTTCCTAAACAGGCATAAACAATTTGAGGAAAAATGCTGGCATAGAGCCCAACTTCTGGGGGTAAACCTGCCAGCATTGCATAAGCCATTCCCTGGGGAATTAACAAACTTGCAACAATAATTCCAGCCGTTAAATCTCCGGTTAAATCTGTTTTTTTGTAATTGAATCCCCAGTTTAAAATCGGAAAATATTGTTGCATTGATGCCAATTTAAACACGCTGATTATAAGGTAATTTTGCCAATAATTGTGCCATCATGCAAGTATTTGTAATTCCGGCAAACAGTAATCCAGCACCCACAAATCCACTTAAAAATAGAAAATTGGGAGAAACAAATGCGCCTAATAAGGTGCCAATTAAGACTAAGGAACCCGCAACAATTTGTACCTGTCTCATAATGCTAATGGGGGCATTTTTATTGACAATGGTGGGATATCCGGCTTGTTTCCAACTGTTTAATCCCCCTTGTAGGTGCATGACCTGTTTAAACCCAAAAGCAAACAATTTTTGAGCCGCTTGGCTACTGCGGTTGCTGGTTTGGCAATAAAAAACAAAGGGTTTTGAGCCATTCACAGGTAAATTTAAGGGGTCAAAGGTTGATAAAGGTATGGAAATTGACCCAAAAATATGTTCTCCTGCGTGTTCAGATGGTTCTCGAACATCAATCAGGGTAATTTCATCCTGATCAAGCCATTGTTTTAAGGTTTCAGCATCAATTGATTGTAATTGGTCAGTAATAAAGTTAGCCATATTTTAAGTCAGGTAATTACATCGGGAATCATTCATTTAATCAGGTTTGCAGACTATCTTGCTTTAGGCTTGATTTCCACAGAGTTGATTCGCCGGAACTGCTTCAGCAATTTTTTTCGGGTTGGGTAGATTTAAGTTATTCATCATCTCAATAAAGCTGTTTCGATCTTTGCCCACAAACCGAGGATTAAATTGTTTTTCTTCTCCAATTGTTGAAACCGTTCTTCCTTGATAATCATGACCGGGATAAACGGCTGTTTGATCGGGCAGAGTAAATAATTTTTGAGTAATATGATCGTAGAGTAATCCCGCATTTCCACTTTGAAAATCGGTACGTCCACAGCCTCGAATTAATAAGGAATCTCCAGTTAATAATCGCTCCCCATTGACTAAATACGCCATGTGGCTATCGGTATGTCCCAAGGTTGCGATCGCTTTAATTTTAACATCTCCAATCTCTAAAATTTCCCCATCTTTAATCAAGCGATCAGCACAATTAACAATGGCGTTTTCGGGAACAATTCCTAAACATCCAGTGCGTTCTCTGAGTTTTCCAGTTCCGGTAATATGATCCGCATGAACATGGGTTTCTAAACAATAACGCAAGGTCAATCCTAATTGTTCTAATAGGGTGATATCTCGTTCTACTTGCTCTAACACAGGATCAACTAAAACCGCCTCTTGAGTTGTTTCGTCCGCAATTAGATAAGTATAGGTACTGGTTTCTGGGTCGAAAAGTTGGCGAAACAGCATGGTTTTTCACTCCTTGGGGGGAAATAGCAACACGACTATCCTACCATATAGTTTTATAGAAAGATAGATTTATAAAAAAATTTATAATTGCCTTGACAATCATATAACTAAATGGCAATATTAATATACCTGCATATTTATCCTCTAACTCTAGGACTTACCCAATGGGCTGATGCAGAAGCCAGGTTTCTGGAGCGAAAATCAAGTTTCCATCCTGAAAAATAGCCAGAAACCTGATTTCTTGGGTACTGTGTGTAAGTCCTAACTTTTATTCCTTGCAGGTTTCAGCACTTATAAACGCCGAGGCGATCAACAGTGCCAACTTTGGCATTGAAGTGATCCACGTCTGAACTGTCGGTTTTGATTCCTTCTAACCGCGTCTTGCTTTCCCTTTTTTAATCCCCGGCTTCTTCAGATTTAAACGAGAAGTCGGCTTTCTCCTAACTGAACTTTAATGGAAAATAGCCTACCTCTGGAAAGTCCTTCTCTGTCCCGTCGTCAACTCCTGAATTTTTTGACAGGTGCAGTTGTTGCGACCACTGCGGGAGCCGTTCTTTATCCTGTAGTTGAATATGTTCTTCCTCCGGCAGAAAGTGGAGAAGATGGGGCAATTTTGGCAAAAGATATCTTAGGAAATCCCATTCCTGCTAGCCAAATTTTAGCTGAAACCCCTGGAACTCGTGCTTTAGTTGCGGGTTTAGCGGGAGATCCAACCTATTTGATTGTTGAAGAAAATAGCCGTTTAAATCCGATGGGAATTGTCAATAATTGTACCCATTTAGGGTGTACATTTCCTTGGAATTCTGTTGATCAACAATTTCAATGTCCTTGCCATGGTTCCCGTTATAGTGCCGATGGTTCAGTTTTACGAGGGCCAGCACCTTTACCGTTGAAATTAGTTCATGTTGCGGTTAGAAATAACCAAATTTGGATTTCTCCCTGGACAGAATTAGATCCCCGAACTCAAGCTCAACCTTGGTGGGTTTAACAACAGCAATAGAAATCGGATTAGTCAAAAAAAATTGGGTTATCAACCCGGTTTCTAGTGCCATTCTAACAATAATAACCATCGGATTACATCATGTTTCAAACTGTTACATCATCCTTAGCCATTGGGAATTTATCTTCCCCCGAAGAACTGCAAGAGATTGCTGAACAAGGGTACAGTACCATCATTGATTTATGTACACCCCAAGAAGGCAAAAAAATGCAAGCTGAAGAGGTGGAAAAACTGGGATTTAATTATATTAGTATTCCTGTTTCTCCTCCTAACCTCAACCCAGACGTGCTGCAAAGCTTTAACCAAGCTTTAAATACCGCATCTCAACCTATTTATGTTCGTTGTGCATCGGGTTTGCGTGCGGGAGTGTTAACCCTCTTGACCTTAGCCAGTGAATACAATTGGACAGAAGAAGACTATTTAAAACGTCATCAAGAATTAGGTCTTGAACACAAGCCTAACTGTCCGATTCAAGCATTTACTGAACAATATTTTAATAGCCATACATCTCAATAAACCCAGAGAACGATAGAGGCAATGGTTCATAATTTTTCCTCTAAAAAGCTAGGTATTAAAGGTTAAATAGAGCCTAATTTCTATTTTAATTTTTATTTCCAGGCTTTGAGATTTAGCTGTTACAGAATGGATCTGTTTATGTTTAGAAATCTCGGTAAAATCAGGCAAAAATTATTATTATTATTTTTGCTAATTGGGTTGCTCCTTTCTCCTATCTTACTGTTTAAGCCTGTACCTGCCTTAGCCAGTTCTTTTGATTTAGGAGAGCCGGTTAATGCACCGGAAAATTTGAACCCAGTGATCACTCATTTTTTGGAAGAAATTCCTCCCCGATATTATGCAATCATGAAGATTCAGGATCTTCAAAATCTAATACAACAAGGTGATCTGGTTTTAATTGATGTTCGAGAACCTTCTGAATATGCTTTCGGTCATATTCCAACTGCCATCAACATTCCCTTAAGATCCTTAACTCAAAATATCGATCAAATTCCTAAAGATCGTCCTGTGGTTTTGTATTGTACAACAGGTTATCGGACGGCAATGGGCGTGATGGCATTAGAACTTTTAGGCTATCAGAATGTTCGAGGATTTCCTCCTAGTATTCAAGGTTGGAAAGCAG from the Planktothrix sp. FACHB-1365 genome contains:
- a CDS encoding SulP family inorganic anion transporter, which translates into the protein MQQYFPILNWGFNYKKTDLTGDLTAGIIVASLLIPQGMAYAMLAGLPPEVGLYASIFPQIVYACLGTASMLSVAPVAVDSLMVATAVSAIAKENTPEYWGYALTLALLVGIIELLIGIFRLGFVANFLSQAVISGFISAAAILIGFSQVKHLLGIKIPQTESFLSTVTAIFQESPHLNGITLTLGIISLVFLLYFNRGLGQYLKSKGVQESIIIPLTKSGPLMVVIGSSILVGLLHLDQFFGVKVVGEIPKGFPPLTLPNLDLNHLQLLGTSALAISFVGFMEAFSVGQFLASKQRKKVEANQELIALGASNITASFTGGYPITGGLSRSVVNFSAGANTGLASVITAVFLMLTVLFLTPLFYYLPQTSLAAIILVAVGNLLDFPTLKRLWQYNKLDAITWCGTFVAVLFTRAEQGIMIGVLISLLLHLVRTSKPHIAIVGRVGNTEHFRNILRHPVTTFPHILAVRVDESLYFVNTKYLENYLLKLVTEQKEVEYLLLVCSGINLIDGSALETLQRLIEDLKGMGIEFYLSEVKGPVFDQLEKVGFVDKLGRDRIFLSTDQAMKELSQRVSNSAQS
- a CDS encoding rhodanese-like domain-containing protein, coding for MFRNLGKIRQKLLLLFLLIGLLLSPILLFKPVPALASSFDLGEPVNAPENLNPVITHFLEEIPPRYYAIMKIQDLQNLIQQGDLVLIDVREPSEYAFGHIPTAINIPLRSLTQNIDQIPKDRPVVLYCTTGYRTAMGVMALELLGYQNVRGFPPSIQGWKAAGQLLETVP
- a CDS encoding beta-lactamase hydrolase domain-containing protein — its product is MFQTVTSSLAIGNLSSPEELQEIAEQGYSTIIDLCTPQEGKKMQAEEVEKLGFNYISIPVSPPNLNPDVLQSFNQALNTASQPIYVRCASGLRAGVLTLLTLASEYNWTEEDYLKRHQELGLEHKPNCPIQAFTEQYFNSHTSQ
- a CDS encoding MBL fold metallo-hydrolase, whose product is MLFRQLFDPETSTYTYLIADETTQEAVLVDPVLEQVERDITLLEQLGLTLRYCLETHVHADHITGTGKLRERTGCLGIVPENAIVNCADRLIKDGEILEIGDVKIKAIATLGHTDSHMAYLVNGERLLTGDSLLIRGCGRTDFQSGNAGLLYDHITQKLFTLPDQTAVYPGHDYQGRTVSTIGEEKQFNPRFVGKDRNSFIEMMNNLNLPNPKKIAEAVPANQLCGNQA
- a CDS encoding rhodanese-like domain-containing protein codes for the protein MANFITDQLQSIDAETLKQWLDQDEITLIDVREPSEHAGEHIFGSISIPLSTFDPLNLPVNGSKPFVFYCQTSNRSSQAAQKLFAFGFKQVMHLQGGLNSWKQAGYPTIVNKNAPISIMRQVQIVAGSLVLIGTLLGAFVSPNFLFLSGFVGAGLLFAGITNTCMMAQLLAKLPYNQRV
- the petC gene encoding cytochrome b6-f complex iron-sulfur subunit yields the protein MENSLPLESPSLSRRQLLNFLTGAVVATTAGAVLYPVVEYVLPPAESGEDGAILAKDILGNPIPASQILAETPGTRALVAGLAGDPTYLIVEENSRLNPMGIVNNCTHLGCTFPWNSVDQQFQCPCHGSRYSADGSVLRGPAPLPLKLVHVAVRNNQIWISPWTELDPRTQAQPWWV